In a genomic window of Croceibacterium sp. TMG7-5b_MA50:
- a CDS encoding flagellar biosynthetic protein FliQ, translating to MDDLALFLSLTDRMLWVTALVAAPVLLASMAVGLVIGLVQAATSVSEQTLTFVPKLAAIALVLVLLGSSMMVLVSDFMGQIFVEIARIGD from the coding sequence ATGGACGACCTCGCGCTCTTCCTGTCGTTGACCGACCGGATGCTGTGGGTCACCGCGCTGGTCGCTGCGCCCGTGCTGCTGGCCAGCATGGCCGTGGGTCTGGTGATCGGCCTGGTGCAGGCTGCCACCAGCGTGAGCGAACAGACGCTGACCTTTGTGCCGAAACTGGCCGCCATCGCGCTGGTGCTGGTGCTGCTCGGTTCTTCCATGATGGTGCTGGTGTCCGACTTCATGGGCCAGATCTTCGTGGAGATCGCCCGGATCGGCGACTGA
- a CDS encoding flagellar basal body-associated FliL family protein, with the protein MSEGGEAKKGKKGLLMKVLLGVVLLGAGGGGAMGLMAAGVVGNGHGADEADGPELVRKGEDDPYPVASGEKDAVAVVHGDGGSKYRTAYFNFTDSFTSNLKDSPAMVQVSLVASTQRDGRVLMWLKEHELALRSRALVELANTDEMAVNTAPGRADLQKRLAHAFNDELEKHEGFGGVDDVLFTQIIVQ; encoded by the coding sequence GTGAGCGAAGGCGGCGAAGCGAAGAAGGGTAAGAAGGGCCTGTTGATGAAGGTCCTGCTGGGCGTTGTCCTGCTGGGCGCGGGCGGTGGCGGCGCCATGGGCCTGATGGCCGCTGGCGTGGTCGGCAACGGGCATGGCGCGGACGAGGCTGATGGGCCGGAACTGGTGCGCAAGGGAGAGGACGATCCTTATCCCGTCGCATCGGGAGAGAAGGATGCCGTGGCCGTGGTCCATGGCGATGGCGGCAGCAAGTACCGCACCGCTTATTTCAACTTCACCGACAGCTTCACCAGCAACCTCAAGGATTCGCCTGCGATGGTGCAGGTCAGCCTGGTCGCCTCTACCCAGCGCGACGGGCGGGTGCTGATGTGGCTGAAGGAGCATGAGCTGGCGCTGCGCAGCCGTGCGCTGGTCGAACTGGCGAATACGGACGAGATGGCCGTGAATACCGCGCCAGGCCGCGCCGACCTGCAGAAGCGGCTGGCGCACGCGTTCAATGACGAGCTGGAGAAGCACGAGGGTTTTGGAGGCGTCGACGACGTCCTGTTCACGCAGATCATCGTCCAATGA
- the fliN gene encoding flagellar motor switch protein FliN: protein MSIVDGFGLIQDIDVRLTVELGRTQMRLRDVLALAEDSVVRLDRLVDEPLDVMVNGKLIARGEVVAEGNRFGLRILELVSAAPPATPATAPEIEAKVPRAAGARAAKG from the coding sequence ATGAGCATCGTCGACGGGTTCGGCCTGATCCAGGACATTGATGTGCGCCTGACGGTCGAACTGGGCCGCACCCAGATGCGGCTGCGCGATGTGCTGGCCCTGGCCGAGGACAGTGTCGTCCGGCTGGACCGGCTGGTGGACGAACCGCTGGACGTGATGGTCAACGGCAAGCTGATCGCCCGGGGCGAAGTGGTGGCCGAGGGCAACCGCTTCGGCCTGCGCATCCTGGAACTGGTCAGCGCCGCACCGCCGGCGACCCCGGCCACCGCGCCGGAGATCGAGGCCAAGGTGCCCCGCGCCGCCGGCGCCCGCGCGGCCAAGGGGTGA
- a CDS encoding FliM/FliN family flagellar motor switch protein: MMQFAPIQAAGRAAAHAAALCRPAPTRAAPLPRLKAQHGRLARRLADGLAAVLAVDEPQVRATAIEEMPAGDLWRSIAPMAANALWTIEGTGHRLLISVEGKAILAELDRAFGGTGELEGPLPATLPLSADRLAEKLERAVAEAVGDTLACPLAPAQRDTSLEIMAPYADELPVVLVACELGRPWRQAATVTIVVPADALPAMVAPDESARPQGKRVPAGPLDQPFADLPLPLSATLVDMTLPLSRLAGLKPGAVLPVGVARAVPLSIDGTLIARGTVGELDDQVAVQISHPLFA, encoded by the coding sequence ATGATGCAGTTCGCGCCGATCCAGGCCGCTGGGCGCGCTGCCGCCCATGCGGCGGCCCTGTGCCGCCCCGCGCCCACCCGCGCCGCGCCGCTACCGCGGCTGAAGGCGCAGCATGGCCGACTAGCCCGGCGCCTCGCCGATGGCCTTGCCGCCGTGCTGGCGGTGGACGAGCCGCAGGTGCGCGCCACCGCGATCGAGGAGATGCCGGCCGGCGATTTGTGGCGCAGCATCGCCCCGATGGCGGCCAACGCGCTATGGACGATCGAGGGTACGGGCCATCGCCTGCTGATCTCCGTCGAAGGCAAGGCTATACTGGCCGAGCTGGATCGTGCCTTCGGCGGGACGGGGGAGCTGGAGGGGCCGCTGCCCGCCACCCTGCCACTGTCCGCCGATCGCCTGGCGGAGAAGCTGGAACGCGCGGTGGCGGAGGCGGTCGGCGACACGCTGGCCTGCCCGCTCGCCCCTGCCCAGCGCGACACCAGCCTGGAGATCATGGCACCATATGCGGATGAACTGCCGGTCGTGCTGGTCGCATGCGAGCTTGGTCGGCCGTGGCGCCAGGCGGCGACGGTGACGATCGTGGTGCCGGCCGATGCCTTGCCGGCGATGGTGGCGCCCGATGAAAGCGCCCGTCCACAAGGCAAGCGCGTTCCGGCGGGCCCGCTGGACCAACCGTTCGCCGACCTGCCGCTGCCCTTGTCGGCGACGCTGGTCGACATGACCCTGCCGCTCAGTCGCCTGGCCGGGCTGAAGCCCGGTGCGGTGCTGCCGGTCGGCGTCGCGCGCGCGGTGCCGCTGAGCATCGACGGCACGCTGATCGCACGCGGCACGGTGGGCGAGCTGGACGACCAGGTCGCCGTGCAGATTTCACACCCTCTTTTTGCCTGA
- a CDS encoding flagellar biosynthetic protein FliO — translation MFWYSLKLLILLPLIGGLIWGSLKLAQRMQGTIGAPKAGGRAVRVVETVMLSPTLRLAVLEFHGREILVATGRGGVTRLAEAPARPAAPMLETQA, via the coding sequence ATGTTCTGGTACAGCCTGAAGCTGCTGATCCTCCTGCCGCTGATCGGCGGCCTGATCTGGGGCAGCCTGAAGCTGGCGCAGCGCATGCAGGGTACGATCGGCGCGCCGAAGGCGGGCGGCCGGGCCGTGCGAGTGGTGGAGACGGTGATGCTCTCGCCCACCCTGCGCCTCGCCGTGCTGGAATTCCATGGGCGCGAGATCCTGGTCGCCACGGGGCGCGGCGGCGTGACCCGGCTGGCGGAGGCGCCCGCGCGGCCCGCTGCCCCGATGCTGGAGACCCAGGCATGA
- the fliP gene encoding flagellar type III secretion system pore protein FliP (The bacterial flagellar biogenesis protein FliP forms a type III secretion system (T3SS)-type pore required for flagellar assembly.) has product MIRPLATIAGTVGAMATPAIAWAQAAVPAMPPGVPAPPAAVPGALDRAFGELGGAGGEPLSLSLQLLLVMGLLTILPALILMMTSFTRIIVVLAILRQALGLQQTPPNQVLIGLSLFLSLFVMAPTLDRVNNAALAPYAAGQMNAEDAVARAGDEFHRFMIRQTRENDLRMFADIAKVPAFERANDVPFSILLPAFVTSELKTAFQIGFMLFLPFLVIDLVVSSVLMSLGMMMMSPMLVSLPFKLLLFVLVDGWALLMGSLASSFA; this is encoded by the coding sequence ATGATCCGTCCGCTGGCCACCATCGCCGGCACTGTCGGCGCGATGGCAACACCCGCGATCGCCTGGGCGCAGGCCGCCGTTCCAGCGATGCCGCCCGGCGTGCCCGCGCCACCCGCCGCGGTGCCCGGCGCGCTGGACCGTGCATTCGGCGAACTGGGCGGGGCCGGGGGCGAGCCGCTGAGCCTGTCGCTGCAGCTGCTGCTGGTGATGGGTCTCCTCACCATCCTGCCCGCGCTGATCCTGATGATGACCAGCTTCACCCGCATCATCGTGGTGTTGGCCATCTTGCGCCAGGCGCTGGGCCTGCAGCAGACGCCGCCCAATCAGGTGCTGATCGGGCTGTCGCTGTTCCTGTCGCTGTTCGTCATGGCGCCCACGCTGGACCGGGTGAACAATGCCGCACTGGCCCCCTATGCCGCCGGGCAGATGAATGCGGAGGATGCGGTCGCCCGTGCGGGTGACGAGTTCCACCGCTTCATGATCCGCCAAACGCGGGAGAACGATCTGCGCATGTTCGCCGACATCGCGAAGGTGCCGGCGTTCGAGCGGGCGAATGACGTGCCGTTCTCCATCCTGCTGCCCGCCTTCGTCACCAGCGAGCTGAAGACCGCCTTCCAGATCGGCTTCATGCTGTTCCTGCCGTTTCTGGTGATCGACCTTGTCGTCTCCAGCGTGCTGATGAGCCTTGGCATGATGATGATGAGCCCGATGCTGGTGTCCCTGCCGTTCAAGCTGTTGCTGTTCGTGCTGGTCGATGGCTGGGCGCTGCTGATGGGCAGCCTGGCAAGCAGTTTCGCCTGA